The Platichthys flesus chromosome 18, fPlaFle2.1, whole genome shotgun sequence genome includes a window with the following:
- the ufl1 gene encoding E3 UFM1-protein ligase 1: protein MAADWEEIRRLAADFQRAQFADTVQRLSERNCIEIITKLVQDKKLDVVHTLDGKEYITPAQISREIRDELYVHGGRVNIVDLQQILNVDWVHVENRASDIVKSDRDVQLVLGQLIDDSYLNRLAEEVNDKLQEAGLISIAELCKSYDLPGDFLSEELTKRLGKLIQGEMDEYNKGVIFTPAFVARHKARIRGLFSAITRPTPVSSMIAAFGFQEHLLYTVLEELVNTGRLKGSVVGGRQDKAVYIPDIYSTTQNSWVDSFLQQNGYLEFDALIRLGIPDPPSYIRKRFKSNKLLFLRAACVGQTLVDQVEASVEEAVSSATWTDIQPILPSCLSMEDIGILINQAMRNTDVQSSARVLGGTVVVSEKFISNCLSLFDDAMQQKAQKEVKNNPVFLITEDDLKQSSVTENSAPSKKEKREAERKKKATEGSSSVKSSGGGNAREIRIRKTKKKGRRDEDSDEETGPSQQNRSRQTEAPFMALEEIVAVLEQRVSDCPEEILSELAGNLVRPLMKAYQEVLRAVFMSSTSSHSGANKKKSMKDLQEEITNLYNNIRLFEKGTKFFSDDTQVNIAKHVLKTVCTDVTNILVNFLAADLMMSVENPSSITNEVRVKILGKLSEDTKGPLMKLHNSLIGKTIEDFLTNIETSAEVCGFMLKKGDKKKERQALFLHRQALTEQLKETEDPALVLHLTSVLLFQASTHCMLHAPGRCVPQIIGALTGRIPTEQQQLLSAYQSLVVKQLVSQSQGRKQEEAEGKADKVEEQEEEARSVRSELMTLAPQVKELVLSQRKTSVNED, encoded by the exons ATGGCGGCCGACTGGGAGGAAATTCGCCGGCTCGCCGCAGACTTCCAGAGAGCTCAGTTTGCGGACACGGTGCAAAG GCTGTCCGAGAGGAACTGTATTGAGATCATCACAAAACTGGTTCAGGACAAGAAGCTGGATGTGGTGCACACGCTCGATGGAAAAGAGTATATCACCCCAGCACAGATCAGCAGAGAGATCCGAGATGAGCTGTACGTGCATGGAG GGCGAGTCAACATTGTCGACCTCCAGCAG ATTCTCAATGTGGACTGGGTCCACGTTGAAAACAGAGCGAGTGACATCGTGAAGTCTGATAGAGATGTTCAGCTCGTACTGGGACAACTCATTGATGA CTCGTACCTGAACCGTTTAGCTGAGGAGGTTAACGACAAACTGCAGGAGGCTGGTCTGATCAGTATTGCAGAACTTTGCAAAAGTTATGACCTCCCCGGAGATTTCTTATCGGAG GAGTTGACAAAGCGTCTTGGGAAGCTTATCCAAGGAGAAATGGACGAGTACAACAAGGGAGTCATATTCACTCCAGCTTTTGTTGCTCGACACAAAGCCAGAATACGAGGGCTCTTCAGCGCCATCACAAG GCCGACACCTGTGAGCAGTATGATCGCAGCTTTTGGATTTCAGGAACATCTTCTGTACA CTGTCCTGGAGGAGTTGGTGAATACTGGACGTCTGAAAGGAAGCGTGGTTGGAGGGCGACAGGACAAAGCTGTGTACATCCCCGATATTTACTCCACAACGCAGAATTCCTGGGTGGACTCCTTCCTCCAGCAGAATGGATATTTAG AGTTCGACGCGTTGATCAGGCTTGGGATCCCCGACCCCCCCAGCTACATCAGAAAACGGTTCAAGTCCAACAAGCTGCTGTTCCTCAGGGCCGCCTGTGTGGGTCAGACTCTGGTGGACCAGGTGGAGGCCTCTGTGGAGGAAGCTGTCAGCTCTGCCACGTGGACTGACATACAG CCGATTCTGCCCAGCTGTCTGTCGATGGAGGACATTGGGATCCTGATCAACCAGGCTATGAGAAATACTGATGTCCAGTCTTCTGCCAGAGTACTGGGAGGCACGGTGGTCGTCAGTGAGAAATTCATCAGCAACTGCCTGTCGTTGTTTGACGATGCCATGCAGCAGAAAGCTCAGAAG GAAGTCAAAAACAACCCTGTGTTTCTGATAACTGAGGATGATCTGAAGCAATCGTCTGTGACAGAGAACTCGGCACCGtctaaaaaggaaaagagagaagctgAACGCAAGAAGAAGGCGACAG aggGCAGTAGCAGTGTGAAATCAAGCGGAGGAGGCAACGCCAGGGAAATCCGTATTCGTAAAACCAAGAAGAAAGGCAGGAGAGACGAGGACAGTGATGAGGAAACCGGACCTTCACAGCAAA ATCGGAGCAGACAGACTGAAGCCCCCTTTATGGCCCTGGAGGAGATCGTGGCTGTTTTAGAGCAGAGAGTGAGTGACTGCCCTGAAGAAATCCTCTCTGAGCTGGCAGGGAATTTAGTGAG GCCTCTCATGAAAGCCTATCAGGAGGTGCTGCGAGCAGTGTTCATGTCCTCCACCAGCTCTCATTCAGGGgccaacaagaagaagagcatgaaggatctgcaggaggagatcaCCAACCTGTACAACAACATCCGACTCTTTGAAAAGGGCACCAAGTTCTTTTCTG ATGACACACAGGTCAACATTGCAAAGCACGTCCTGAAGACTGTGTGCACAGACGTCACCAACATCCTGGTGAACTTCCTGGCTGCTGACCTGATGATGTCTGTGGAGAACCCAAGCTCCATCACCAACGAG GTCAGAGTGAAGATTCTGGGCAAACTGTCAGAGGACACTAAAGGACCTCTCATGAAGCTGCACAACTCTCTGATTGGCAAA ACGATTGAAGACTTTCTGACCAACATAGAGACTTCTGCTGAAGTGTGTGGATTCATGCTGAAGAAAGGAGACAAGAAAAAGGAGAG acagGCACTGTTCCTGCACCGTCAGGCCCTCACCGAGCAGCTCAAGGAAACAGAGGACCCGGCTCTGGTCCTCCATCTGACCAGCGTGCTGCTGTTTCAGGCCAGCACCCACTGCATGCTGCACGCTCCGGGACGCTGCGTGCCTCAGATCATCGGAGCTCTCACAGGACGAATACCCACA gaacagcagcagctgctgtcgGCCTACCAGAGCCTTGTGGTGAAGCAGCTGGTGAGCCAGAGTCAGggaaggaaacaggaggaggcagagggcaAGGCCGAcaaggtggaggagcaggaggaggaggcccggAGCGTCCGCTCCGAGCTTATGACCCTGGCACCTCAAGTGAAGGAGCTGGTGCTGTCCCAGAGGAAAACATCTGTCAACGAGGACTGA